The following proteins are encoded in a genomic region of Liolophura sinensis isolate JHLJ2023 chromosome 7, CUHK_Ljap_v2, whole genome shotgun sequence:
- the LOC135471325 gene encoding EEF1A lysine methyltransferase 2-like, with the protein MITMKEDEPDFNSSELGTKDYWDNTYQKEILNFSESGDVGHIWYGEGCHKRVINWMKKSALLHEDPVLDIGCGNGMMLVELRKQGYRNLWGVDYSVGAITLAKQIATSRGMDGIYFQTVDLLSDAVCEGTCLTPGKYKLCLDKGTYDTISSMPEQRELAMRKYRETVREILRVDGQLVITSSNWTRKQLMSQFTPDFYLADEIPTPTLQFGGVCGNTVTVLVFRKVNTNT; encoded by the exons ATGATAACAATGAAAGAAGACGAACCTGATTTCAACTCCTCCGAACTTGGGACGAAGGACta TTGGGATAATACTTACCAAAAGGAAATACTGAATTTCTCTGAGAGTGGAGATGTTGGCCATATTTG GTATGGGGAAGGGTGTCACAAGCGGGTCATTAATTGGATGAAGAAAAGCGCTTTATTACATGAAGACCCAGTACTTGACATAGGTTGTGGTAATGGGATGATGTTGGTAGAGTTG AGAAAGCAAGGATACAGGAATCTCTGGGGAGTGGATTATTCTGTAGGGGCTATAACCTTAGCCAAACAAATTGCAACTTCACGTGGGATGGATGGTATTTATTTTcag ACTGTTGACCTTCTTTCTGACGCAGTTTGTGAGGGCACCTGTTTAACACCTGGTAAATATAAACTCTGTCTTGATAAAGGTACCTATGATACAATCAGTTCAATGCCTGAGCAGAGAGAACTGGCCATGAGAAAATACAGGGAGACCGTGAGAGAGATTCTCAGAGTTGATGGGCAGCTTGTGATCACATCATCTAACTGGACAAGAAAACAGTTAATGTCTCAATTCACTCCAG aCTTCTACCTTGCTGATGAAATTCCCACACCTACATTACAGTTTGGAGGTGTTTGTGGTAACACCGTAACAGTCCTGGTATTTAGAAAGGTCAACACCAACACATAG
- the LOC135470109 gene encoding ras-related protein rab7 — MSSRKKVLLKVIILGDSGVGKTSLMNQYVNKKFSNQYKATIGADFLTKEVMVEDRLVTMQIWDTAGQERFQSLGVAFYRGADCCVLVFDVTMPNTFRTLDSWRDEFLIQASPRDPENFPFVVIGNKIDLENRAVSVKRAQGWCQSKGGIPYFETSAKEAINVEQAFQTVAKNALAQETEVELYNEFPDQIKLSNQENKPKDGCGC; from the exons ATGTCTTCTCGGAAGAAGGTTTTACTGAAAGTCATCATTCTGGGTGACAGTGG TGTTGGGAAAACCTCCTTAATGAATCAGTATGTCAACAAAAAGTTTAGTAACCAGTACAAGGCCACTATAGGTGCAGACTTCTTGACAAAGGAGGTCATGGTGGAGGACCGGCTTGTCACAATGCAG ATATGGGACACAGCAGGACAGGAGAGGTTCCAGAGTTTGGGTGTGGCATTTTACCGAGGGGCTGACTGTTGTGTGCTGGTGTTTGATGTCACAATGCCCAATACATTCAGAACACTAGACAGTTGGAGAGATGAGTTCCTTATACAGGCCAGCCCACGGGACCCAGAAAACTTCCCATTCGTTGTAATAGGAAACAAAATTGATTTAGAAAACAGAGCG GTATCTGTAAAGAGAGCACAGGGCTGGTGTCAGAGCAAAGGAGGAATTCCCTACTTTGAAACAAGCGCAAAAGAAGCAATCAATGTGGAACAGGCCTTTCAAACAGTGGCCAAAAATGCTTTGGCACAGGAGACAGAGGTGGAGCTGTACAATGAATTTCCAGATCAAATCAAATTGTCCAATCAGGAAAACAAACCTAAAGATGGCTGTGGATGTTAA